CTGCGGCCGCTCCATCGACGGGAGGTGGGCCACCTCGTCCCACACCACGGCGCTCGCGGTCTGGACGCCGGCCCACAGGTGCTCGCCTGCCTGCCTGATGCTTTCGATGTCGAGCCCTCCGGAGAGGACCAGGGTCGGCACCATGATCTCGCCGTAGCGGTACGGTGCAGCGGGGGAGAGGTCCTCCTCTCGGCGCTCCACACCTCGTCGGGCCACCCGCCCGTGATATCGAAGACGCGCCGCTGCATCGCACCGACCTTGTCCCGCACGCTGGCCGGCACGGCATCTGGACCGCGGCGTGGGCCGTCGACCCATGCACGGAGGTTCGCCTCGACGGCGGCGTCGAGGTCTCCGGCCTCGAGGGCGTTGCCCTCGGCCTCGAAGAACGCCACGAGCTCGTCGGTCCGCTCTGTGAGCAGGGCGCCGCCGGGCGCTACCAGCACGAGCGAGGCGACGGCCTCCGGGCGTTCGAGCGCCACCTCGACCG
This sequence is a window from Sanguibacter antarcticus. Protein-coding genes within it:
- a CDS encoding alpha/beta fold hydrolase, coding for MLAHERSGPVGRTPLLLIHAGIADRRMWDPVWPALTAVQDVVRLDLRGYGESTAQPVGPWSPRADVLATLDSLGIGRVHVVGCSFGAGVAVEVALERPEAVASLVLVAPGGALLTERTDELVAFFEAEGNALEAGDLDAAVEANLRAWVDGPRRGPDAVPASVRDKVGAMQRRVFDITGGWPDEVWSAERRTSPPLHRTATARSWCRPWSSPEGSTSKASGRQASTCGPASRPRAPWCGTRWPTSRRWSGR